Proteins from a single region of Rhipicephalus sanguineus isolate Rsan-2018 chromosome 5, BIME_Rsan_1.4, whole genome shotgun sequence:
- the LOC119394720 gene encoding uncharacterized protein LOC119394720, producing MHANKQTSKKALEHVKEDAMGAQESVKKSVGAAKETSLEKSSKAESKVEEVGKEAAAEVKHKANEATEAAKHAEDAAEKESSDEKKVSSRARRPPKSAAAAGNAAQKRGEELWERGAGKAYSVSRESHEAAPADDKHRSATEKTEEKAQRAAEGIKENSQHAARTDRTESAAEVMKEASTQAHDVRDEDIQWLWPDSQNEVSAVVRHSEPVGKHSKHSHHEELKRSEPKPHDTVAKDDYAHASYCFVIAVVDGQRPS from the coding sequence ATGCATGCGAACAAGCAGACCTCGAAAAAAGCCCTCGAACATGTAAAGGAGGACGCCATGGGGGCGCAGGAATCCGTGAAGAAGAGCGTCGGAGCCGCCAAGGAAACGTCCCTCGAGAAGTCTTCCAAGGCCGAATCGAAGGTTGAGGAGGTCGGTAAAGAAGCCGCCGCTGAGGTTAAGCATAAGGCGAACGAAGCTACAGAAGCAGCCAAACATGCAGAGGACGCTGCCGAGAAGGAGTCGAGCGACGAAAAGAAGGTGTCGTCGCGTGCACGTCGGCCGCCAAAGTCGGCGGCCGCGGCCGGTAATGCCGCGCAGAAGAGAGGAGAAGAACTCTGGGAAAGAGGTGCAGGCAAAGCGTACTCAGTTTCTCGCGAGTCCCATGAGGCAGCCCCCGCTGACGACAAACATCGTTCGGCAACGGAGAAGACCGAGGAGAAAGCGCAGAGAGCTGCCGAAGGGATAAAGGAGAATTCCCAGCATGCAGCCCGCACCGATCGCACCGAGAGCGCGGCCGAGGTGATGAAGGAGGCCAGTACTCAAGCCCACGATGTGAGGGACGAAGATATTCAATGGCTGTGGCCGGACAGCCAGAACGAAGTCTCAGCCGTGGTACGACACTCTGAACCTGTGGGTAAGCACTCGAAACACTCACATCACGAAGAGCTGAAGCGATCGGAACCGAAGCCGCATGACACCGTGGCCAAGGACGACTATGCACATGCAAGCTATTGCTTTGTGATCGCTGTGGTAGACGGTCAAAGGCCATCGTAA